A section of the Eublepharis macularius isolate TG4126 chromosome 1, MPM_Emac_v1.0, whole genome shotgun sequence genome encodes:
- the LOC129343567 gene encoding beta-defensin 12-like codes for MKTLYLLFALMLLLPPAVPGNTESDTVVCWRNNNLCATLLCPIFYRQNGTCFSKKQKCCSRWL; via the exons ATGAAGACCCTTTATCTTCTCTTCGCTCTTATGCTCCTGCTGCCTCCAGCTGTCCCAG gAAATACTGAATCAGATACTGTTGTCTGCTGGAGGAATAACAATCTATGTGCCACTCTGCTTTGCCCCATTTTCTACAGACAAAATGGAACCTGTTTCAGCAAGAAACAGAAATGCTGCTCACGCTGGCTATAG